Proteins from a genomic interval of Arachis hypogaea cultivar Tifrunner chromosome 10, arahy.Tifrunner.gnm2.J5K5, whole genome shotgun sequence:
- the LOC112718033 gene encoding disease resistance protein RPM1 isoform X2 → MAETAVLFVLNQVHQLLQEEWNFLASGRQAFTEIKDELDSIHAFLWDADLRAANGEANEGLKIWVAQLQEASIRIEDVNDEYIHVAQKVYHPGVMASIQKIGHFLVTLKSHYRILSEIEDIKLTIRGIKERSERYNFRSPFEQLGSSSSRRIEAVKWYDPRLASHFIEEAEVVGFESPRNELVDWLVDGPVECSVISVVGMGGIGKTTLGKLVFDSQVVKVHFDCHAFVTVSQSYTIRGLLIDLIEQFFKDTPLPQNIQNMDEKSLITKVRQYLQQKRYLVFFDDVWKQSFSDEIELAMPNNNKGSRIIITTRMMHAAEFFKKAFPVHVHNLQLLPPNKTWELFCKKAFRYELGRNCPSELMDVSHEIIKKCNGLPLAIVAIGGLLSTKPKTVFEWKKKTTQLIL, encoded by the exons ATGGCAGAAACTGCAGTATTGTTTGTTCTGAATCAAGTTCACCAGCTCCTACAAGAAGAATGGAATTTTCTGGCAAGTGGCCGTCAGGCATTCACAGAGATTAAGGATGAATTGGATAGCATTCACGCCTTCCTCTGGGATGCAGATTTAAGGGCTGCAAATGGTGAAGCTAATGAAGGACTAAAGATTTGGGTGGCGCAGCTGCAAGAAGCATCGATTCGCATAGAAGATGTCAATGATGAATACATTCATGTGGCACAAAAGGTGTATCATCCTGGAGTTATGGCTTCAATCCAGAAGATTGGTCACTTCCTTGTGACTCTGAAGTCTCATTATCGGATATTATCTGAGATAGAAGACATTAAGTTAACAATTCGAGGAATCAAAGAAAGAAGTGAAAGGTATAACTTTCGGTCACCTTTTGAACAACTAGGTTCAAGCAGTTCTAGAAGGATTGAAGCTGTCAAATGGTATGATCCTCGATTAGCTTCCCATTTCATTGAAGAAGCAGAAGTTGTGGGATTCGAATCTCCGAGAAACGAATTGGTTGATTGGTTAGTTGATGGACCAGTAGAGTGCTCTGTGATTTCAGTGGTAGGAATGGGAGGAATAGGAAAAACCACTCTTGGCAAGCTTGTTTTTGATAGCCAAGTGGTTAAAGTTCACTTTGATTGTCACGCCTTCGTGACAGTTTCTCAATCATACACTATAAGGGGTTTATTGATTGACCTGATAGAGCAATTTTTCAAAGACACGCCTCTTCCTCAGAATATACAGAACATGGACGAGAAGTCACTAATTACAAAAGTGAGGCAGTACCTTCAGCAAAAGAGGTATTTGGTTTTCTTTGATGATGTATGGAAACAAAGTTTTTCTGATGAGATTGAACTTGCCATGCCTAATAACAACAAAGGGAGTAGAATCATAATCACAACTAGAATGATGCATGCTGCTGAGTTCTTTAAGAAGGCTTTTCCTGTTCATGTGCACAATCTACAACTCTTGCCTCCTAATAAAACTTGGGAACTCTTCTGCAAGAAGGCATTTAGATACGAGCTCGGCCGTAATTGTCCATCAGAGCTCATGGATGTGTCTCatgaaatcattaaaaaatgCAACGGACTACCACTGGCAATTGTGGCCATCGGTGGTCTATTGTCGACGAAACCTAAAACTGTGTTCGAATGGAAAAAG AAGACTACTCAATTAATCCTATGA
- the LOC112716940 gene encoding uncharacterized protein — MKKKLDTRFPAARIKKIMQTDEDVGKIALAVPVLVSKALELFLQDLCNRTYSITLQRGAKTMTSLHLKHCVQSYNVFDFLRDIVSKVPDYGHGHGHGHSHSEGGVDDRTLPKRRKAGGDDCNDSDEEAKRSKMYELGHSGGTGRGRGRGRGRGRGRGARTAEREAHHHQQVESEPCSSVQHPSKDIPNTGMSLDNSPESKEVPKENTACHEENNQSLRNIDLNANLNESEEKNTSMEAPASLPPATLPPSSLPELATEINHEEIPGWSLSDADKMAIDTMQLANLGSRIDDDEDYDEEG; from the exons atgaagaagaagctagaCACCCGTTTTCCTGCG GCTCGGATAAAGAAGATAATGCAAACAGATGAAGATGTTGGAAAGATAGCTCTAGCAGTCCCTGTTCTAGTGT CTAAAGCTTTAGAGCTATTTTTGCAAGATCTTTGTAACCGAACTTATTCAATAACTCTCCAAAGAGGAGCAAAAACCATGACTTCACTGCATTT AAAACATTGTGTACAAAGCTATAATGTTTTTGACTTCTTGAGAGACATTGTTAGCAAGGTTCCTGACTATGGCCATGGCCATGGCCATGGTCATTCTCATTCTGAAGGTGGGGTAGATGATCGTACCCTTCCAAAGAGAAG GAAAGCTGGTGGTGATGATTGTAATGACAGTGATGAAGAGGCTAAGAGGAGTAAGATG TATGAGTTAGGCCACAGTGGTGGCACTGGTAGAGGAAGAGGCCGAGGCAGAGGACGAGGTCGTGGTAGAGGGGCTCGAACTGCTGAAAGAGAGGCCCATCATCATCAGCAAGTTGAATCTGAGCCTTGCTCCTCAGTTCAGCACCCTAGCAAAGACATTCCAAATACTGGCATGTCACTAGACAATTCTCCAGAATCCAAGGAGGTTCCAAAAGAGAACACTGCATGTCATGAGGAAAATAATCAATCTCTGCGTAACATTGATCTAAATGCTAACTTAAATGAGAGCGAGGAGAAGAATACAAGCATGGAAGCTCCGGCCTCGTTGCCTCCAGCCACTTTGCCGCCATCCAGTCTGCCTGAACTGGCAACAGAGATAAATCACGAGGAAATCCCTGGCTGGTCCCTTTCTGATGCGGACAAGATGGCCATTGACACTATGCAGCTTGCAAATCTCGGTAGTCGGATAGATGATGATGAGGATTATGATGAGGAAGGGTGA
- the LOC112718033 gene encoding disease resistance protein RPM1 isoform X1, which produces MAETAVLFVLNQVHQLLQEEWNFLASGRQAFTEIKDELDSIHAFLWDADLRAANGEANEGLKIWVAQLQEASIRIEDVNDEYIHVAQKVYHPGVMASIQKIGHFLVTLKSHYRILSEIEDIKLTIRGIKERSERYNFRSPFEQLGSSSSRRIEAVKWYDPRLASHFIEEAEVVGFESPRNELVDWLVDGPVECSVISVVGMGGIGKTTLGKLVFDSQVVKVHFDCHAFVTVSQSYTIRGLLIDLIEQFFKDTPLPQNIQNMDEKSLITKVRQYLQQKRYLVFFDDVWKQSFSDEIELAMPNNNKGSRIIITTRMMHAAEFFKKAFPVHVHNLQLLPPNKTWELFCKKAFRYELGRNCPSELMDVSHEIIKKCNGLPLAIVAIGGLLSTKPKTVFEWKKVSQNLSLELEHNAHLTNLTKILSLSFDDLPYYLRACMLYFGIYPEDYSINPMRLTRQWIAEGFVMYMEKRTLEEVAMEYLTELINRSLVQISKVGFDG; this is translated from the coding sequence ATGGCAGAAACTGCAGTATTGTTTGTTCTGAATCAAGTTCACCAGCTCCTACAAGAAGAATGGAATTTTCTGGCAAGTGGCCGTCAGGCATTCACAGAGATTAAGGATGAATTGGATAGCATTCACGCCTTCCTCTGGGATGCAGATTTAAGGGCTGCAAATGGTGAAGCTAATGAAGGACTAAAGATTTGGGTGGCGCAGCTGCAAGAAGCATCGATTCGCATAGAAGATGTCAATGATGAATACATTCATGTGGCACAAAAGGTGTATCATCCTGGAGTTATGGCTTCAATCCAGAAGATTGGTCACTTCCTTGTGACTCTGAAGTCTCATTATCGGATATTATCTGAGATAGAAGACATTAAGTTAACAATTCGAGGAATCAAAGAAAGAAGTGAAAGGTATAACTTTCGGTCACCTTTTGAACAACTAGGTTCAAGCAGTTCTAGAAGGATTGAAGCTGTCAAATGGTATGATCCTCGATTAGCTTCCCATTTCATTGAAGAAGCAGAAGTTGTGGGATTCGAATCTCCGAGAAACGAATTGGTTGATTGGTTAGTTGATGGACCAGTAGAGTGCTCTGTGATTTCAGTGGTAGGAATGGGAGGAATAGGAAAAACCACTCTTGGCAAGCTTGTTTTTGATAGCCAAGTGGTTAAAGTTCACTTTGATTGTCACGCCTTCGTGACAGTTTCTCAATCATACACTATAAGGGGTTTATTGATTGACCTGATAGAGCAATTTTTCAAAGACACGCCTCTTCCTCAGAATATACAGAACATGGACGAGAAGTCACTAATTACAAAAGTGAGGCAGTACCTTCAGCAAAAGAGGTATTTGGTTTTCTTTGATGATGTATGGAAACAAAGTTTTTCTGATGAGATTGAACTTGCCATGCCTAATAACAACAAAGGGAGTAGAATCATAATCACAACTAGAATGATGCATGCTGCTGAGTTCTTTAAGAAGGCTTTTCCTGTTCATGTGCACAATCTACAACTCTTGCCTCCTAATAAAACTTGGGAACTCTTCTGCAAGAAGGCATTTAGATACGAGCTCGGCCGTAATTGTCCATCAGAGCTCATGGATGTGTCTCatgaaatcattaaaaaatgCAACGGACTACCACTGGCAATTGTGGCCATCGGTGGTCTATTGTCGACGAAACCTAAAACTGTGTTCGAATGGAAAAAGGTGAGTCAAAATCTTAGTCTGGAACTAGAGCATAATGCTCATTTAACTAACTTGACAAAGATTTTATCACTGAGTTTTGATGATTTGCCATACTATTTAAGAGCATGCATGTTGTATTTTGGTATATATCCAGAAGACTACTCAATTAATCCTATGAGATTGACAAGACAATGGATAGCTGAAGGCTTTGTTATGTATATGGAGAAAAGAACTTTAGAGGAAGTTGCCATGGAGTATTTAACAGAGTTAATAAACAGAAGTTTGGTCCAAATCTCTAAAGTAGGCTTTGATGGGTAA
- the LOC114924562 gene encoding disease resistance protein RPM1-like, with protein sequence MKDSNFCHFFHEDGPPVAIGKPRRLSLTSAKDLLSFNDLLHIRAIHIFDKGALPENFMKKSLVKSKHLKVLDFEDTSLNCIPSNLGNLFHLRYLNLRSTKIKVLPKSIGKLINLETLDLKQTLVHELPKEIKNLTKLRYLRGYYRNFNTDYSVLGTTRGIAMRKGIECLTSLQNLSFIEAYHDELDVIQGLKKLTQLRRLGLRRVRSEYGNALCSSIAEMKHLESLNITAISADEFINLNFESTPPQIDDDSINSLKNLPNLLRLSLCDNAYDGKILHFKEGFPKLKKLVLVRLNDVHSIIIDKDSLPELEFLILRKIPNLKEFLWDQAFGETAFY encoded by the exons ATGAAGGACTCGAATTTTTGCCATTTCTTTCATGAAGATGGTCCGCCAGTTGCAATTGGAAAACCGAGACGCCTTTCTCTTACTAGTGCCAAAGATTTGTTGAGCTTCAATGATCTCTTGCACATCCGGGCAATCCATATTTTTGATAAAGGTGCATTACCTGAAAATTTCATGAAAAAATCTCTTGTAAAGTCCAAGCACTTGAAGGTACTTGATTTCGAAGATACTTCACTGAACTGTATTCCAAGTAACTTGGGGAATTTATTTCACTTGAGATACTTAAACTTGAGGAGTACGAAAATAAAGGTTCTTCCCAAGTCTATTGGCAAGCTGATAAACTTAGAGACCTTGGATCTAAAACAAACACTTGTCCATGAGTTACCAAAGGAGATAAAAAATCTCACAAAGCTAAGATATCTTCGTGGTTACTACAGAAACTTCAACACAGATTATTCTGTTTTGGGAACTACAAGGGGGATTGCGATGAGAAAAGGAATTGAGTGCCTGACATCTCTACAAAACCTTTCTTTTATCGAGGCATATCATGATGAACTTGATGTTATTCAAGGACTTAAAAAACTGACACAGTTAAGGAGGTTGGGCTTAAGGCGCGTGAGGAGTGAGTATGGAAATGCCTTATGTTCTTCAATAGCAGAGATGAAACACCTTGAATCTCTTAACATCACTGCAATATCTGCGGATGAATTCATTAACTTGAATTTCGAATCAACCCCGCCTCAAATAGATG ATGATTCAATAAATTCATTGAAGAACTTGCCAAACCTATTGCGGCTCAGTTTATGTGACAATGCTTATGATGGTAAAATTTTGCATTTTAAAGAAGGATTTCCTAAATTGAAGAAACTGGTTCTAGTTCGATTGAATGATGTGCATTCCATCATTATAGACAAAGATTCTTTGCCTGAACTTGAATTTCTTATTCTTAGAAAGATACCAAATTTGAAGGAGTTTCTCTGGGATCAAGCATTTGGAGAAACTGCATTTTATTGA